From the genome of Streptomyces xanthophaeus:
TCCTCGCGGTTTGCCAATCCACGGCCCCAGGCGGAGACGATGCGCACGATGTCGTGGAAGAAGTAGACGAGGACCGCCGCGATCGCGCCGACCTGGATGACGGCGGTGAAGGCCACGACGGACTTGTCGTCGACAGGGATACCCATCAGCCCTTCGGTGATCTTGAGGTGGCCGGTGGACGAGACCGGCAGGAACTCCGTCACCCCTTCCACGATGCCGAGGACCACGGCCTGCCCCACACTGATCACGCTCACGTGCCTTCACCTTCGTTCGACGGGACGGCACCGGACTTCCGGCGCCGGAGGAGAATCAGGAACATCCCGAGCAGCCCGGCCCACAGGGTGGTCAGCAGCCACCCCGCCAGGACATCGGTGGGCCAGTGCATGCCGAGGTAGACACGGCTGACGCCCACGGCCGCCGCCCACAGCGCCGGTATCACCAGGAGCGGCCGCCGCGCCGGGCCCCGCACCGCTCGGTACACCCCGGCGGTGAGGAGGACCGCCACGGCCGCGGAGGTCGTGGTGTGCCCCGAGGGCATGGCGTACCCGTCGGCCGACCACGCCCACTCGTCGGCCGGCGGCCGGGGCCGGGCGAGCCACGACGCCAGGGCGATGCGCGGCAGTTGCACCGACACCAGTGCCAGGGCACCCGCCAGTGCCCCGCGCCAGCGCCGGGCCCTGACGGTCATGGCCCCGGCGAGCGCCGCCAGCACGTAGGCGGGCACTCCGCTGCCCGTCACGGTGACCGCCACGGCCAAGCCGACCGCCCAGCGCGAGCGGTGTTCCAGTGCCCAGCGGTGCAGGGCCTCGTCCACCCCGAACGGTGTGCCGTGCGCCGCGCAGGCCGACACGACCAGCGCCGCCAGCAGCATCGAGCACGCCAGCGCCGGCAGGGCGGGCAGCCACCACGGCTTGCCGGCGGCGCCGGGTGCGGCAGCGGGGACGGAGGTCATCGGGTGTCCTGTCCGGACAGGCCGCCACGGCGGCACGGGCATCGGGCATGGGGGCGTGGGGCGTGGTGTGCGGGGTGGCGTGGTGCCTGGGGCCGGGACGGGCGCTGTTTCGGTCAGGGAGGGGTGAGCGCGCCCCACAGGAGCAGCGACACCAGCTCGTGGGCGGGCAGGGTTTCCGCAGGTCC
Proteins encoded in this window:
- a CDS encoding phosphatase PAP2 family protein codes for the protein MTSVPAAAPGAAGKPWWLPALPALACSMLLAALVVSACAAHGTPFGVDEALHRWALEHRSRWAVGLAVAVTVTGSGVPAYVLAALAGAMTVRARRWRGALAGALALVSVQLPRIALASWLARPRPPADEWAWSADGYAMPSGHTTTSAAVAVLLTAGVYRAVRGPARRPLLVIPALWAAAVGVSRVYLGMHWPTDVLAGWLLTTLWAGLLGMFLILLRRRKSGAVPSNEGEGT